CGTTCAATAGCGGCCTCAAGCCCCTGCTCTACAAATCTTTTTTTTAAGTGCTCAAGGCTACGAGTGGTCACTCCCAAGGCTTCAGCGACCTTAGCGACAACCCACTTGGGGCCATGTTCTCCTGCGTCGAGAAGGAGCAATGCACGCCCGTAAAGCACAGTACGCGCAGCCCTTTTTCCCTTAGATGATATTGCCTCAAGCTCAGCTCGTTCTTCCTGGGTCAGTGTCACTTTGTAGCGCGGCGCCATTCCTTCTCCTTCTTAGTGAAGAGAGAATAGCCTATTGCAATACAAATGCGAAGACTTAAATTTTACGATGTACTAGTCTTCATTTTTCATTTTGCCCGGTGATGGCCCTGCACAATAATATTGTTGATCTACATTGTGCAATTTATTCTTTTTGAATTCCGGTTTGAATAGTGAAAAAGTATTGATAATATTGAACAAAGATTTAAGAAGATAACAAGTATGTGTTGTGTCTGTTGCTCGATGTCGGCAAAAATATGAGTTCCTCCAACGTCATATCGTCGCAGTCGTTACACCGAGAATATTTTCGACTGTCGCAGTATAATACAGGGGGCCGCGATAATGATAAAGTTATTGAATAACTATATGATGGGGATAGTGTTCAAAGGTAGTTTGAGTTTGTGCTGCAAGTTCGGTCGAGACATCGGCTCTATTCTTCGTCAAAAGAGAATAGAGCCGTTTCTCGTAGCTAAAAATCGGGAGCATTATGATTTCAAGCGATCTAGCCGTTTAATTATTGTTCAATACCGCCGCAAAATCTTTTGCAAACAGATAGTTGGAAACCCCCTGGATGACGCGGATTTTGCGTGATCCGTTGTCGACGTGAATGAGGCGACCGCAGGTGTCGTGTTCTTCGGATTCCTGGATATCAACGTCGAGATAGACCGAGACGTATTCGTAGTTCTTCAGACCGTGTGCCATGACCATGGTTGCGAGAGGATCGAAAATAGGCACGGGGATGCCTTCTTTATGCGGTCCGACTTTTTCTGTCAGAATATTTTTTGCCAGTTGCGAAATCGAATCATTGCCTTTGATGGTGTTGACGACTTTTGGAGACAATAGAACGTAGTCACAAGCATCAAGAGGAATCAATGTGAGCGGAATTTTTGATTCGAACACCGTTTTTGCGGCCAAAGGGTCGACAAATATATTCCATTCGGCGCGATAGTTTTGTCCATAGACAGGCCCTTGATCCCATGATTTTCGGGCATTGTTGAGCAGGGCAACGTTGCCATCGACAAAAATGGCTCCAGCCATGGCATAGACGTTTTTGATCATATCAATTTTTGTATCAGGGTATTCTTTCAACATCATGGCGAGGTTGGTGAATCCGCCGAGACATAAAATAGTCACGGGCTCTTTGGTTGTGTTCAACAGGTCGGAGAGGAGTTTCCAAGCCGGCCTCGGATCGAGCTTGACGTCTATCGTCGGATTGATTGTTCCCAAGAGCCCCATCAGGTCGTTCATATCGTTGCGAAAGTTTTGTGGGAATATATGGTCGAACTTCATCGGGGTACTTGTCCCGGCACTTACGGGAACGTGAGCGCGATCTCCCAAGTCCATCAAACTTCGAGCAATAACCCTGCCCCATCGCAAATTCGTTTCACCGCAGCCAGTAACGGACATTCCGATGATTTCGATATCGGGTCGTTTCATCAGATACAATGTCGATAAGGTGTCATCCCACCCCATATCTGTATCGATAATGATTTTTTTCTTTGGCTTGTGCGGTGACGTTTTTTCTTGGGGAGATGCATGGTATGCCGATTGTTTCGCGAGCGATAGGGAGGGGCAACAAACAAGAACACAGAGTGCAAGAATCAGAGATAATTTCATACTGTTTTCCTTCAGAAATGTTGAAGTTAATATTGTATGTCCATATGATATATGTTTCTTTCGTCTTATTAGTATGATGGTTCATTTATGAGCTTCAGTATGACGTTTCAATTTTATGCACTATTGATCATATTCCATATGGTCAATAAATTATATTGTCGATAGGAGATCATGAAAACTGTCTCCAATTCGATTGTATAGGGGGGCGAGACGAGTGTGTATTCCTTGGGGGATTTGAGAAAAAATTTTAAGAAATGATTTTTTCTTACAACACATAAAGAGAATGATGATGGAATGTCGTGTCAAAATTGTGCTAACGCCTGTGATGAACCCATGTGGAAATGCGAACCGAATGGCATGACAGAGGACAATATCACTTCAACGGGTAGAGGGAGGCGTGTATGAAAAGGCGTTTGTGGTTGGCTGGTGTCGTTGGCACATTGTGTCTGGTGTTGATTGCTGTTTCGGTGCCGCCTGTTTGGGCGGATACGCCAGCGGCATCACCACCGTATCAGGTGGGGAAGTGGCTTCCGTCGGATCAACACACGTTGGACGAATGGAAAGCAAAGCTCATTCAGGAAACAGAAGCCGAGACGGTACAACGTCCACTGTTGCCTGTCATTCGAGACTTCAAAAGACTGATTGAAAGAGATCCTCAACTCTTCATGCTGTTTACTGAGATGTTCAATCAGGTTCCCCGCACGCCGGAATATGCCAATGATCCCACCGGCAGTCCGCAAATTCGAAATTATCACCAGATGTTGCAGTTGATGAATGTTATTTTGACACAGGCACCGGAATTCAACACAACCGGCTTGGTTGGGTTTCCCGTTAATGCGATTTTGGATTGGCCTATGGGCACGCAGGCTGGGTCCGTGGCCTTTTTGAATACAAAAGTGAATCGCCAGTTGAAGAAGATTCTTAATCAATGGGCTGTGTTCCTTGAATCCCCTGATTCACGCTACGTATTGAGCGATGACCCTGAACACGGTTGGTTCGGTCGGGATGCCCAAAAAGCGATGCCGACCTTTGTGGACGACTTTATCTGCGATCCCAAGGCGCCATATTATGGATTTACGTCATGGGATGACTTTTTCACTCGCCAGTTTCGCGAAGGACGGCGTCCCGTGGCCGAGCCTGAGAATGATGCTGTGGTGGCCAATGCGTGCGAGTCTGCGCCGTATCGTCTGGCAACGAACGTTAAATTTCGTGACACGTTTTGGATCAAAGGTCAGCCGTATTCTTTGACCCACATGTTCGGCGGCGATCCCATGGCAAAGCAGTTTGTGGGCGGAACCATCTATCAAGCGTTCCTCAGTGCATTGAGTTATCACCGTTGGCATAGCCCGGTCAGTGGACGGGTGGTACGAACCAAACTGCTGGATGGGTCCTATTATGCCGAAGCACAAAGCGAAGGCTTTGACCCGGCCGGCCCCAATATGTCGCAAGGCTATATCACCAATGTCGCCGCCCGCGCCTTGGTTTGCATCGACGCCGATAACCCGGATATCGGCCTGATGTGTACGATGTTCGTCGGTATGGCCGAAGTCTCGTCCAACGAAGTCACGGTCTACGAAGGCCAACACGTCAACAAGGGCGATCAACTCGGCATGTTCCACTTCGGTGGCTCCACCCATACCCTCATGTTCCGCCCCGGTGTCGAACTCGACTTCGACCTGCACGGTCAAGAGCCAGGTTTGGACTCCCACAATATCCCGGTACGCGCTAAAATTGCGACGGTGAAAACGGGGACATGACACCTGAGCGTATACCGTCAACTCAAAAGAGGCAGGCATCACGTTTTGTGTAGTATTATACCCTTTATGAAAACAGAGCGGCCGCTTTATGCGGCCGTTTTTTTATTGGGAGAGTACAGATAAAGACTAGATTATTAACCTTGAAGAAATATAAATTTAGATTTATATTCTATGACATTTTTATTTATGTGTAAAATTGATAGTTTTTATCGTGTGTTTTTTTGTGTAATCAATTTGTTCTATGCTTTAGGTGTTGTGAGGTAAAAGTGAGTTACGGCATGAGTTTGATCTATGATTATCTTGCAAATCATGGACCTAATATTTGTACATATTTGGGGACTATTCCTCTCGTTGTAAGTATAGTGAAAAAATTCAAATCACGAAGCTCTACGATACGAATGAGCTATACAAATGTTCATTTAGATAGACTACAAAAAGAAATTGAAAAATTGTCGCGTGATCAATTGGGTGGGGAGCGACGCATTTCAGACAATATTATTTCCCCTAGGCTTTTTTTGAAGAAAATAATTGATGAAGGTCATGTTGCTGATATTTACGACTTGTGCGAGGATTATATAAAGTCAACATGTGATTTGTCTGTCTGTAAAAACAATATCAAATATGGAGAACTAAAAGAAAAATCAAAATCATTTCAGCTTTCTTCTCAAGATGTATTTGATACGTATATGACAACTTTAATCCCTCTTTTTTCTATTGTTATTTTCGATACACCTAGTGCTACTGAATTGCTTATTCTCAAAGAGTTGAGTTCCATCCAAGAGCTTCTGATCAATAGTGGTATAGGTAAAGACTACGAATTTTTTGAAAATAACTTGTCGTCTGTAATATCAGTGATAACGAATTGGAAAGAAATTGAATTATTTAAAGGCGAAAGTAATGACCATGAAGAGCGGGTTAGAGTGTTGTGTTATTCTTTGTTGATGATTTGCGAACGACGTATCCAGGACATCATAAAAAGATCTGCGTCGAAACTCATTCATGATAACATCGAACAGAATTGCTTTGCATTGTTTCGTAATTTTATTAGCCATGAAGAAAACACATTTACAGAAATTTCAGATGCAATACTGAGTTCAGTAAGAGAGTTACGAAAGAATAATATGCCCATGGATGATAGGTTGAGGAGTGATATCATTGGTCTTATTCTTTTGATTGGCCTCCTGAAAGAGAAGAGTATTAACAATAATGTTGTCAAATTATGTGTAAATGGTTGTGAGAAAAGCCATTATGAATGTCAGTTTCATAGTAAAAAATTGGTTGATTTAGATGTGATTATCTCATTTTTTTTGCCAAAGAGAATTGATATCAATAATATTGATGAATATTATTCTGAAGTATCTTGTATTGAGGGTGGGATTGGAGATAAAAGTAGTATAGATGATTTTTCGTATCCTGAGACAATTACAGCAGTGATGAATGCTTTTTTCTTAACAGAGAACAATGAACGTAAAATTGTTTCTATTTATCAAGATGCTATTGATGATGTTACTGATAGATCTCGAAGGATTTTAAAAGATGATGTGCCGAGTTATCTGATTGCTGTCCTTCCTTATTATGTGGGAGATAGCGCCATAGAAAAACTTGTGTCTATATTTCCTAGTGTTGTTATTGTTAGAAGAATGAAGGGAGATAATCACCTTTGTTTATTAAATGAGAAATTTATTCGGCAATTTTCAAAAGACATTAACGCAGATTTAAAAGTTAAAGGTATAGAATGAAAACAATTCAAGAGAATATACGGCAACATAATTCTGAAAATATGTCTTATTCCGGATTCAGCCAATACCAATGGGATGAAAATCACAAATTTGCCGTACAAGCTGCATTGGCAGCGAACCGCCCTTTGCTTGTTCGGGGCGAACCGGGGGTTGGGAAAAGTTCTCTTGCACGGGCTGCCGCAATCGAGTTGCAGCGGCATTGTATTGCTGAAGTC
Above is a window of Desulfovibrio inopinatus DSM 10711 DNA encoding:
- a CDS encoding nucleoside hydrolase, which codes for MKLSLILALCVLVCCPSLSLAKQSAYHASPQEKTSPHKPKKKIIIDTDMGWDDTLSTLYLMKRPDIEIIGMSVTGCGETNLRWGRVIARSLMDLGDRAHVPVSAGTSTPMKFDHIFPQNFRNDMNDLMGLLGTINPTIDVKLDPRPAWKLLSDLLNTTKEPVTILCLGGFTNLAMMLKEYPDTKIDMIKNVYAMAGAIFVDGNVALLNNARKSWDQGPVYGQNYRAEWNIFVDPLAAKTVFESKIPLTLIPLDACDYVLLSPKVVNTIKGNDSISQLAKNILTEKVGPHKEGIPVPIFDPLATMVMAHGLKNYEYVSVYLDVDIQESEEHDTCGRLIHVDNGSRKIRVIQGVSNYLFAKDFAAVLNNN
- a CDS encoding phosphatidylserine decarboxylase family protein; its protein translation is MKRRLWLAGVVGTLCLVLIAVSVPPVWADTPAASPPYQVGKWLPSDQHTLDEWKAKLIQETEAETVQRPLLPVIRDFKRLIERDPQLFMLFTEMFNQVPRTPEYANDPTGSPQIRNYHQMLQLMNVILTQAPEFNTTGLVGFPVNAILDWPMGTQAGSVAFLNTKVNRQLKKILNQWAVFLESPDSRYVLSDDPEHGWFGRDAQKAMPTFVDDFICDPKAPYYGFTSWDDFFTRQFREGRRPVAEPENDAVVANACESAPYRLATNVKFRDTFWIKGQPYSLTHMFGGDPMAKQFVGGTIYQAFLSALSYHRWHSPVSGRVVRTKLLDGSYYAEAQSEGFDPAGPNMSQGYITNVAARALVCIDADNPDIGLMCTMFVGMAEVSSNEVTVYEGQHVNKGDQLGMFHFGGSTHTLMFRPGVELDFDLHGQEPGLDSHNIPVRAKIATVKTGT